A single Candidatus Nezhaarchaeota archaeon DNA region contains:
- a CDS encoding Trm112 family protein, with translation MKYRLLDLLACPMCKKFPLEALVFKESLYEPLRELPARTCEEYCGWLRRKASEGRGDCRECFAHEVDEGILICTQCGRWYPIIEEIPHMLPDDLRERGEDLAFLKKWADKIPERVLREGLPFNLSQPA, from the coding sequence TTGAAGTACAGGCTCCTAGACCTCCTTGCCTGCCCCATGTGCAAGAAGTTCCCTCTAGAGGCGCTAGTGTTTAAGGAGAGCCTCTACGAGCCCTTGAGAGAGCTGCCGGCGAGGACCTGCGAAGAGTACTGCGGGTGGCTTAGGAGGAAGGCTAGCGAGGGCAGGGGGGATTGTAGGGAGTGCTTTGCCCACGAGGTGGACGAAGGGATCTTGATATGTACGCAGTGTGGGCGCTGGTACCCTATTATCGAGGAGATACCGCACATGCTCCCGGACGACCTGAGGGAGCGCGGTGAGGACCTAGCCTTCCTTAAGAAGTGGGCTGATAAAATACCTGAGAGGGTATTGAGGGAGGGGCTCCCCTTTAACCTAAGCCAGCCCGCCTAG
- a CDS encoding OB-fold nucleic acid binding domain-containing protein, which yields MLWMKVAELKPGMSKVNLKVRVLRISEPRTVKTRYGVARVADATVEDDTGRVEMSLWNEQIDQVSPGDTISIENGYTTQFKGKVQVNVGKYGRIVKV from the coding sequence GTGCTTTGGATGAAGGTGGCTGAGCTCAAGCCTGGGATGAGCAAGGTGAACTTGAAGGTCAGGGTCTTAAGGATCTCCGAGCCTCGCACCGTCAAGACTAGGTATGGTGTAGCCAGGGTGGCTGACGCCACGGTTGAGGACGACACCGGCAGGGTCGAGATGAGCCTCTGGAATGAGCAGATAGACCAAGTCTCTCCGGGCGATACGATAAGCATCGAGAACGGCTACACTACCCAGTTTAAGGGAAAGGTCCAAGTAAACGTAGGTAAGTATGGCCGGATAGTCAAGGTGTAG